A region from the Acyrthosiphon pisum isolate AL4f chromosome A1, pea_aphid_22Mar2018_4r6ur, whole genome shotgun sequence genome encodes:
- the LOC100166013 gene encoding electron transfer flavoprotein beta subunit lysine methyltransferase, translating into MRCRSIIDSMKTISKNYCTHSEQYYAKQIKNATVVCTNHLTPEIKLHLITEQCQLWHSPANECQFNDPFWAFYWPGGQAISRFILDNSKYVNNKTILDIGSGSAACSLASAIAGASQVTANDIDPVACVAAKLNAQLNNINIHVLSKNILFNDCSQWEVIIVGDMFYSQDMADVLWKWLDALCNRGKTILIGDPGRHCFKPVHHIQERLKKLKEYKLTENCCLENRGFSTASVWILE; encoded by the exons atgaggtGTCGATCTATCATAGACTCAATGAAAACGATTTCCAAAAACTATTGTACCCATAGTGAGCAATATTAtgctaaacaaataaaaaatgcaactGTTGTGTGTACAAACCACTTGACTccagaaataaaattacatttaattactgAACAGTGCCAACTATGGCATTCACCTGCCAATGAATGCCAGTTTAATGATCCTTTCTGGGCATTTTATTGGCCTGGTGGCCAAGCTATTTCCag gttTATACTAGATAACAGCAAGTATGTGaacaacaaaacaatattgGATATCGGTAGTGGTAGTGCTGCATGCAGCCTTGCATCGGCTATAGCGGGTGCCAGTCAAGTTACGGCTAATGACATAGATCCTG TTGCATGTGTAGCAGCAAAACTAAATGCTCAGTTAAACAACATCAACATTCACGTATTGTCTAAGAACATTTTGTTCAATGATTGTTCACAATGGGAAGTCATCATTGTTGGAGATATGTTTTATTCACAAGATATGGCTGATGTACTGTGGAAATGGCTGGACGCACTGTGTAACAGAGGGAAAACTATACTGATTGGTGATCCGGGTAGACATTGTTTTAAGCCTGTACACCATATACAGGAgcgtttaaaaaaacttaaagaatACAAATTAACAGAAAATTGTTGTTTGGAAAATCGAGGTTTTTCGACTGCATCTGTTTggattttagaataa
- the LOC100163974 gene encoding splicing factor 45 encodes MSLYDDFDVVKQKSDGWSSGMKLFQSQMQLKKAALTQPRREATRKSTSVLAPVIDLKKKDDDESMFDPGLGFTIFPMAREGKKPQRPSFPPMDWTFDGNEYDPMIPNDYERVVRDLRDMRDKEKEKEDDERRKRREERNKNRDPGYNMMDLPAGFTPSTEERRKTGFTGFGGRKDSDSEEDEPKPMSRIPGAAIAPPPSLQESFVSSPGPQQSSGIGMGMGVAAKIMAKYGFKEGQGLGKKEQGISVALQVEKTSKRGGRIIHEKPGGNVSPPPMTPMAAVIQDDFVAPAPPPPKPLQSITEIMKEQSKVVLLRNMVGPGEVDQDLEPEVKDECNTKYGDVNKVVIYEVPNVDHEEAVRIFVEFKRIESAIKAVVDLNGRFFGGRQVKAGFYSAEKLNSYQLLD; translated from the exons ATGTCTTTGTACGACGATTTCGATGTCGTTAAACAAAAATCTGACGGCTGGTCTTCGGGCATGAAGCTCTTCCAGTCGCAAATGCAGTTGAAAAAAGCAGCTCTAACTCAG CCAAGAAGAGAAGCAACTCGTAAATCCACATCAGTTTTAGCACCAGTAATTGATTTAAAGAAAAAAGATGATGACGAATCCATGTTTGACCCAGGACTTGGCTTTACAATTTTTCCCATGGCccga GAAGGAAAAAAACCACAACGTCCGTCATTTCCACCTATGGATTGGACTTTTGATGGCAATGAATATGACCCCATGATTCCCAACGATTACGAAAGAGTTGTTAGAG atttaaGAGACATGCGAgataaagaaaaagaaaaagaagatGATGAAAGACGAAAACGAAGAGAAGAGCGAAATAAAAATAGAGACCC TGGTTACAATATGATGGATTTACCAGCTGGCTTTACACCCAGCACGGAAGAAAGACGCAAAACAGGATTTACCGGATTTGGTGGACGTAAAGATAGTGATAGCGAAGAAGATGAACCAAAACCCATGAGTAGAATCCCTGGTGCTGCGATCGCTCCACCACCATCATTGCAGGAATCATTTGTATCATCACCTGGACCTCAACAGTCTTCTGGAATTGGCATGGGCATGGGTGTTGCTGCTAAAATAATGGCCAAATATGGTTTTAAG GAGGGACAAGGATTGGGGAAGAAAGAACAAGGTATTTCAGTGGCTTTACAAGTAGAAAAAACAAGTAAAAGAGGTGGCAGGATTATTCATGAGAAACCAGGTGGTAACGTTTCACCACCACCTATGACTCCTATGGCTGCTGTGATACAAGATGATTTTGTAGCGCCTGCTCCACCACCTCCTAAACCTCTACAAAGTATCACAGAAATAATGAAAGAACAATCAAag gtagtaCTACTACGAAATATGGTTGGACCTGGTGAGGTTGATCAAGATCTTGAACCTGAAGTAAAGGATGAATGCAACACTAAATATGGTGATGTCAACAAAGTAGTTATATACGAAGTTCCAAATGTTGATCATGAAGAAGCTGTACGGATATTTGTGGAATTTAAACGTATAGAATCAGCAATCAAAG cTGTTGTAGACCTAAACGGTAGATTTTTTGGTGGTAGACAAGTAAAAGCTGGATTTTATAGTgcagaaaaattaaatagctATCAGCTCCTCgattaa
- the LOC100163401 gene encoding uncharacterized protein LOC100163401 — MSSYNDYQHWPQESTSNSEEEELSSPEIEQDDSDDETESSTSSTSTSATSSSCSSQSGSDSESTSTADEDETISLKTETVLANKTELSLPAGMCEDEGVFKQLFSVNSWVCLSDQQKQHLKNFLPTFPENDLMEKEITLRMLFGGQSFRFGVNPIDDFHDKLKDGHFRPDIVKMKSLLRRSLKREYRKNQRIYNFSMLKKLLSGRKKVIDILNGSSTTSIANNGGSNSFTMHQQVKRRYFQELSDIKHLVGDVSEESSDSNYQEGPPARLGKKQRRNLSTIQSSLSPELETITSTLATFPDRIDLSKVALPTSNPFEPSDDMYKEMLVSHKRKKKKMEEEHKRVRFDQIKEQIKPVVSSGTEKKRSANSDRPRLKRTKPIKQQTQSIQPPLKLDIQSSLQLDVQFDVQTPVKVDVQLPVHLDGKTPVHLSVQPQVQLDVQSQVQLDVRPKVQLDVRPQVQLDVQPHEHLDVQPHEHLDVKPQVQLDVEPRVQLDIQPTMQLDELHDISSKQEDSALSEPCSISYSKEEILQDVVSPTLLSPSLNSPSSPPISISNMAEEESIKTNLNAIKLDPCTPILTDFLKIEEELTLNVPNKMEPISLTADEIRKAEEGQAAAAMLLEQMSDVEEKYNNSPLIPSPPLPSPPLPSPPPSPPPSPPPSPPPSPGLSSPQLSDNISDSKFSPPDYIQKEFHPEDMLTSTVQTINTESSPRTIHSCLRSLTPSDYGSKQLSLSPVSTPSKVITDSNYVGSLSELEGFHVLDIKTMCNENLDLKTPQLKKIVSSFFALIRDIICANWDYRMDMTALNERVHDWVNSTFNNRKNPDWYHSLTLKTWPKSLQSAIGFLAGHFPEWQPEDFVPYIEYKPSLDIYQWIGAGRDSDTRLGDLCKCWLHNLNNISSKLKSIKDDVVGINNVPIPSTTDIISTIEMSETDTSIPLPLPLLDTWIVTPSSMEERIIFQAQEMQRFLKPHRSFIYQMHGYESVVGPVRGIYNSSNIHKAARGHSLLIENRPHFISILVLVRDATARLPNGMGTRSDICTLLRDSQYLMEANLTELHNAVSGALDRLHYEHDPCVKYDPKRKIWIYLHRGRKLEEFERLHLEQQGAVKMKCWRRNKAQKKTLEPKRTPNKKLTSNVLLESLSMLDLPTSSTSDSMPSSSTSPVLSDMRVTQEMNSIEHSKQTIKTPRVTKNRKVPVQTMQMTDNAVELNIERPTLIDQNSIVSSQIFSMPVSSHISTVTASNSSIITSSNIPNQSFSSSVTSQSIISSNSQSIANSFTCQSIASNINNQSIGGNILSQSKAGNSLKVVNSQTVSNSGQMINISQTINSNNQAFINNNTMVVNNISSNKQVISSGDLITIGPRKKTKHVQIAQPVSIGQSSGLTNYQHDHHLNITKPPQIKEHQRQILVLKQKRSDHSISSSEQNTTVVNQTDAGKPQTVQHFIQLQHQQKLQKQQQMQLQLLQHKQIQQQNKQQVIIRKTDGDDKTEGGDTEQPQVIFLKQGPRNSQQQETQQITQQQLQQLLMLRPQQQTGQQAQVVMVKQQGNDQKPIALKPILTSIRGTKIQQNSAKTANLLVQTKQTTQNVQRKITKPLVGQFMSNQRAQLPVDSVLTNRKLSGVPGTPLRISGVQTSKSGQPHYTVVTVAQPKLMPSNQPNIGQKTPTRISTINDRLKSGDTNQPQTVRVVQSQIGGKPLLVTNKAQISSALTGISTSSAVVSSTANTYTVVQQGSQQILVPASSLKSFQGLKVIPLSQHNLKGRSQMFARILNSDGVRPVFIHQQSNQDTCSQGPTESNT, encoded by the exons ATGTCGAGTTATAATGACTATCAGCATTGGCCCCAAGAATCCACATCAAATTCAGAAGAAGAAGAATTGTCATCTCCTGAAATTGAACAAGATGATAGTGATGATGAAACAGAGTCGTCTACATCTAGTACTAGTACTTCAGCTACAAGTAGTAGTTGTAGCAGTCAGTCAGGTTCAGATTCTGAAAGCACTAGCACTGCTGACGAAGATGAAACTATATCACTGAAAACAGAAACAGTGTTAGCCAATAAAACTGAGCTTAGTTTGCCAGCTGGAATGTGTGAAGATGAAGgagtttttaaacaattattttctgtTAATTCTTGGGTATGCCTTAGTGATCAACAAAAGCAACATTTAAAG AATTTTCTCCCTACATTTCCTGAAAATGATTTAATGGAAAAAGAAATTACTTTAAGAATGCTATTTGGTGGACAGAGTTTTCGTTTTGGTGTTAATCCAATTGATGATTTTCATGATAAATTAAAAGATGGACATTTTCGACCTGATATTGTCAAAATGAAATCACTTTTACGACGATCACTCAAGAGAGAGTATAG aaaaaatcaacgtatatataattttagtatgttaaaaaaattactttctgGGCGTAAAAaggttattgatattttaaatggttCTTCTACTACATCCATTGCAAATAATGGCGGTAGTAATAGTTTTACTATGCATCAACAAGTTAAAAGAAGATATTTTCAAGAGCTTTCTGATATTAAACATTTAGTAGGGGACGTCTCTGAAGAAAGTTCTGATAGCAACTATCAAG aaGGACCACCTGCTCGTTTAGGTAAAAAACAACGACGTAATTTAAGTACTATACAAAGTTCTCTTTCACCTGAGCTAGAAACTATTACTTCTACCTTAGCAACTTTTCCTGATAGAATAGATTTATCTAAAGTTGCTTTGCCGACAAGTAATCCATTTGAGCCTTCTGATGATATGTATAAAGAAATGTTGGTAtctcataaaagaaaaaaaaagaaaatggaaGAG gaACATAAACGTGTGAGATTTGACCAAATTAAAGAGCAAATTAAACCAGTAGTGTCATCAGGTACTGAGAAAAAGAGATCAGCAAATAGTGATCGACCTCGGTTGAAGCGTACAAAACCTATCAAACAGCAAACCCAGTCAATCCAACCACCTCTTAAGTTAGATATACAATCTTCTTTGCAGTTAGATGTACAGTTTGATGTACAAACTCCTGTTAAGGTAGATGTACAACTCCCTGTCCATTTAGATGGAAAAACTCCTGTGCATTTAAGTGTACAACCTCAAGTGCAGTTAGATGTACAATCTCAAGTGCAGTTAGATGTACGGCCTAAAGTGCAGTTAGATGTACGGCCTCAAGTGCAGTTAGATGTACAACCTCATGAACATTTAGATGTACAACCTCATGAACATTTAGATGTAAAACCTCAAGTGCAGTTAGATGTAGAACCTCGTGTGCAATTAGATATACAACCTACTATGCAGCTAGATGAATTGCATGATATTTCATCTAAGCAAGAAGACAGTGCTCTATCAGAACCATGTAGTATTTCATACTCCAAAGAAGAGATACTACAAGATGTAGTTTCTCCTACACTCCTTTCACCATCTCTGAATTCACCATCTTCACCACCTATTTCTATATCTAATATGGCTGAAGAAGAATCAATTAAGACTAATTTGAATGCCATCAAATTAGACCCGTGTACTCCTATTCtaacagattttttaaaaatcgaagAAGAATTAACATTAAATGTTCCTAATAAAATGGAACCTATCAGCTTAACAGCTGATGAAATACGTAAAGCAGAAGAAGGTCAAGCTGCAGCAGCTATGTTATTAGAGCAAATGAGTGATGTTgaagaaaagtataataattcacCATTAATTCCCTCACCACCACTTCCATCACCACCACTTCCGtcaccaccaccatcaccacctCCATCACCACCTCCCtcaccaccaccatcaccagGACTCTCTTCACCACAACTATCTGATAACATTTCGGATTCTAAATTCAGTCCACCTGACTATATTCAGAAAGAGTTTCATCCAGAAGACATGTTAACTAGTACAGTGCAAACCATAAATACAga ATCTTCACCTAGGACAATACATTCTTGTTTACGCTCTCTAACTCCAAGTGACTATGGTTCTAAACAGCTATCATTATCACCAGTGTCTACTCCTAGTAAAGTCATAACAGATTCCAATTATGTTGGATCATTATCAGAGTTAGAGGGTTTTCATGTTTTGGATATTAAAACTATGTGTAATGAGAATTTAGATCTGAAgac acctCAACTAAAGAAGATAGTTTCTAGTTTCTTTGCACTTATAAGGGATATAATCTGTGCTAACTGGGATTACCGTATGGATATGACTGCATTAAATGAGCGTGTTCATGACTGGGTGAATTCAACATTTAATAACAGAAAAAATCCAGATTGGTACCACAGTTTAACTTTAAAGACTTGGCCTAAATCACTACAATCAGCTATAGGTTTCTTAGCAGGACATTTCCCtg aGTGGCAACCCGAAGATTTTGTTCCTTACATTGAGTATAAGCCTAGTTTAGATATTTATCAATGGATTGGTGCTGGTAGAGATTCAGACACTCGGCTTGGAGATTTATGCAAATGCTGgttacataatttgaataacattAGCTCAAAATTGAAAAGTATCAAAGACGATGTGGTTGGTATTAACAATGTACCAATACCATCTACCACAgatattatttcaacaattgAAATGTCTGAAACTGATACATCAATTCCTTTACCTTTACCATTATTAGACACATGGATAGTGACTCCTTCCAGTATGGAAGAACGTATAATTTTTCAGGCTCaa GAAATGCAACGATTTTTAAAACCACATCGTTCTTTTATTTACCAAATGCATGGTTATGAGTCGGTTGTGGGTCCTGTTCGTGGTATTTATAATTCATCTAATATTCACAAAGCAGCTCGTGGTCATTCCTTGTTGATTGAAAATAGACCTCATTTCATATCAATATTGGTATTag TACGTGATGCGACAGCTAGATTACCGAATGGAATGGGAACTCGAAGTGACATTTGTACCTTACTTAGAGATTCTCAATACTTGATGGAAGCAAATCTTACTGAATTACACAATGCTGTAAGCGGGGCTTTGGATAGATTGCATTATGAACATGATCCTTGTGTTAAATATGATCCAAAACGCAAAATATGGATTTACTTACATAGAGGACGAAAATTAGAAGAATTTG AACGTTTACATTTAGAACAACAAGGTGCAGTGAAGATGAAATGTTGGCGAAGAAATAAAGCACAAAAAAAGACACTAGAACCTAAACGTacaccaaataaaaaattaacatccaATGTTCTTTTAGAATCTTTATCAATGTTAGATTTACCTACAAGTTCAACTTCAGATTCTATGCCAAGTTCAAGCACATCACCTGTGTTGTCTGATATGCGTGTCACTCAAGAAATGAATAGTATAGAGCAttcaaaacaaacaataaaaaccCCTCGGGTTACTAAAAATCGAAAAGTACCTGTACAGACCATGCAAATGACTGATAATGCAGTTGAGCTAAACATAGAACGTCCAACATTAATTGATCAAAATAGTATTGTCTCTTCCCAAATATTTTCTATGCCCGTTTCAAGCCATATTTCAACAGTTACAGCTAGTAATAGCTCAATTATTACTTCTAGTAATATTCCTAATCAATCATTTTCTAGCAGTGTTACTAGCCAATCAATAATTAGTAGTAATAGTCAGTCAATTGCTAATAGTTTCACCTGCCAATCAATAGccagtaatataaataatcaatcaaTTGGTGGTAACATTTTAAGTCAGTCAAAGGCTGGTAACAGCCTAAAAGTAGTTAACAGTCAAACTGTATCCAATAGTGGACAAATGATTAACATTTCCCAAACTATAAACAGCAACAATCAAGCATTTATCAATAACAATACAATGGTTGTTAACAATATTTCCTCAAAT AAACAAGTGATATCATCTGGAGATCTTATAACAATTGGCCCTAGAAAGAAAACAAAACATGTTCAAATTGCTCAACCAGTTTCTATTGGACAATCTTCTG GCCTTACAAATTATCAACATGATCATCATCTTAATATAACAAAACCACCTCAAATCAAAGAACATCAACGCcagatattagttttaaaacaaaagcGATCTGATCATTCAATTTCTAGTTCTGAACAAAATACGACTGTTGTTAACCAAACTGATGCTGGAAAACCACAAACtgttcaacattttattcaaCTTCAGCACCaacaaaaattgcaaaaacaacaacaaatgcAACTGCAACTCTTGCAGCATAAACAAATTCAGCAGCAAAACAAACAGCAAGTCATTATCAGAAAGACTGATGGGGATGACAAGACAGAAGGAGGAGATACTGAACAGCCTCAAGTTATATTCTTAAAACAGGGTCCAAGAAATTCCCAACAACAAGAGACGCAACAGATAACACAGCAgcaattacaacaattattgatGCTGAGGCCACAACAACAGACAGGGCAACAGGCTCAGGTTGTCATGGTTAAACAACAAGGAAATGATCAGAAACCTATTGCACTTAAG CCAATATTGACATCAATCCGTGGaacaaaaattcaacaaaattcaGCAAAAACTGCTAATTTGTTAGTACAAACAAAACAAACCACTCAAAACGTACAACGAAAAATTACTAAGCCACTTGTTGGCCAATTTATGTCCAATCAAAGAGCACAATTACCTGTTGATTCAGTTCttacaaatagaaaattatCTGGTGTTCCAG GTACTCCATTACGAATTTCTGGAGTACAGACTTCTAAGAGTGGTCAACCACACTATACAGTGGTAACTGTTGCTCAACCGAAACTTATGCCATCAAATCAACCAAATATTGGACAG AAAACACCTACTCGGATATCAACTATAAATGATCGTTTAAAATCTGGTGATACCAATCAACCACAAACTGTACGTGTGGTTCAGTCTCAAATTGGCGGAAAACCTTTATTAGTTACTAAtaaa gcACAAATTTCATCGGCTCTTACGGGTATATCAACATCATCAGCAGTAGTTAGTTCTACTGCCAACACTTACACTGTGGTGCAGCAAGGTTCTCAACAAATACTTGTGCCTGCAAGTTCTTTGAAATCTTTTCAAGGACTAAAAGTTATACCATTATCACAACACAATCTCAAAG gACGATCACAAATGTTTGCTCGAATATTAAATTCTGATGGTGTGAGACCTGTGTTCATTCATCAACAGTCTAATCAAGACACTTGCAGCCAAGGGCCTACTGAATCAAATACTTAA
- the LOC100572681 gene encoding uncharacterized protein LOC100572681 isoform X2, translated as MGNNSNIVFLEKNNNKWIEKLSDIPQKWFLIVSKKPCFVIDKKNLNIFKTENRILYYCREKENSLQIKNFVFTHTLKHENETEVYGTICCHSNNMLTFWSTSSEKSFFLKEFEFHTVSIKHIKWFQISSELFWLVVSLTNGQVYVHEILNYPNVHCTFILWPDEDFACVKNIRVESISNDKCLIFFTKMSFVLVMLYSLSEKQILSTKKEMIPKTAIIPGFTIVLEKNLLILVTDVGKFICMYFSAIKSEVTFTLKIVNNNFSEQVQNYTCTSVVFSKNECICVLTFQCNIAKYSKNDGHVKNKLLFCTIPENLVELEKKILSINDCDYDNVIDCIETLRINRMDDTLDKVCQLDRKSLDKLSIQHLKFTYWNIAFKIKKNEHDENVLQELQMLLHTRHMISYFSNKKKKFKKEDQYYCRTMLSYYMNKLSVEYVQVKVDAAKLIGSFTGAKHTYFCNTCKRILLSFTDFRMFVCEQEHKELRCPVTLGPLGMPSLVCSMCFTMANVNAENQSCVWCFGKYVPNKLLF; from the exons ATGGGAAATAACagcaatatagtatttttagaaaaaaataataataaatggataGAAAAATTAAGTGACATACcacaaaaatggtttttaatagtATCTAAGAAACCTTGTTTTGTAATAGACAAAAagaatcttaatatttttaaaactgagaaccgaatactttattattgccgtgaaaaagaaaattcgttacaaattaaaa attttgtttttactcaTACCTTAAAACATGAAAATGAAACAGAAGTTTATGGTActatatgttgtcattcaaataatatgttgacATTTTGGTCAACTTCAtcagaaaaatcattttttttgaaagagtTTGAATTTCATACTGTttctataaaacatattaaatggtTTCAGATATCAAGtgaattat tttggtTAGTAGTTTCCTTGACAAATGGTCAAGTTTATGTTCATGAAATATTGAACTACCCTAATGtgcattgtacatttattttgtggCCGGACGAAGACTTTGCCTGTGTGAAAAACATTCGAGTAGAAAGTATTTCAAATGATAAATGtctcatattttttacaaaaatgtcatTTGTATTGGTGATGTTGTATTCATTATccgaaaaacaaattttatcaacaaaaaaagaaatgatTCCTAAAACTGCAATTATAcctg gttttacaattgtattagaaaaaaatttgttaatacTAGTGACAGACGTtggtaaatttatttgtatgtatttttctgCTATAAAATCTGAAGTaacttttactttaaaaatagtaaataataattttagtgaacAAGTACAAAACTATACTTGTACATCAgtagtattttcaaaaaatgagtGTATATGTGTTCTCACATTTCA GTGCAACATAGCCAAGTATAGTAAAAATGATggtcatgttaaaaataaattgctatttTGTACAATTCCTGAAAACTTAGTTGAActtgagaaaaaaattttatctataaatgatTGTGATTATGATAATGTTATTGATTGTATTGAGACTCTCAG GATTAATAGAATGGACGACACATTGGATAAAGTGTGTCAATTAGATAGAAAATCATTAGACAAATTATCCATCCAACATCTTAAGTTTACTTATTGGAATATAGCCttcaaaattaagaaaaatgaaCATGATGAAAATGTTTTACAAGAGTTACAAATGTTACTACATACGCGTCATATGAttagttatttttctaataaaaaaaaaaaatttaaaaaggaggaccaatattattgtcgaacaatgctatcatattatatgaataaactaTCAGTAGAATATGTCCAAGTTAAAGTGGATGCTGCTAAATTGATTGGTTCTTTTACTGGTGCTAAACATACTTACTTTTGCAACACTTGTAAACGGATTTTGTTATCATTTACAGATTTCAGAATGTTTGTTTGTGAACAAGAACACAAAGAACTTAGATGTCCTGTTACTTTAGGACCACTTGGTATGCCAAGTTTAGTGTGTTCTATGTGTTTTACCATGGCTAATGTTAATGCAG aaaatcaAAGTTGTGTTTGGTGTTTCggaaaatatgtacctaacaaACTACTATTCTAA
- the LOC100572681 gene encoding uncharacterized protein LOC100572681 isoform X1: protein MTVNLVQEFEYTSKFISCVSVNNSFVFSTDNGLLIVDIQSDLFRPSMDYKVFRTSIPFSKEKPFEDKNFNEIRFQTPVVCQEHNLTVYPNSRNWHVIYMGNNSNIVFLEKNNNKWIEKLSDIPQKWFLIVSKKPCFVIDKKNLNIFKTENRILYYCREKENSLQIKNFVFTHTLKHENETEVYGTICCHSNNMLTFWSTSSEKSFFLKEFEFHTVSIKHIKWFQISSELFWLVVSLTNGQVYVHEILNYPNVHCTFILWPDEDFACVKNIRVESISNDKCLIFFTKMSFVLVMLYSLSEKQILSTKKEMIPKTAIIPGFTIVLEKNLLILVTDVGKFICMYFSAIKSEVTFTLKIVNNNFSEQVQNYTCTSVVFSKNECICVLTFQCNIAKYSKNDGHVKNKLLFCTIPENLVELEKKILSINDCDYDNVIDCIETLRINRMDDTLDKVCQLDRKSLDKLSIQHLKFTYWNIAFKIKKNEHDENVLQELQMLLHTRHMISYFSNKKKKFKKEDQYYCRTMLSYYMNKLSVEYVQVKVDAAKLIGSFTGAKHTYFCNTCKRILLSFTDFRMFVCEQEHKELRCPVTLGPLGMPSLVCSMCFTMANVNAENQSCVWCFGKYVPNKLLF from the exons ATGACCGTTAATCTGGTCCAAGAGTTCGAATACACGAGCAAGTTCATTTCTTGCGTATCCGTCAACAATTCGTTCGTCTTCTCGACGGACAATGGTCTGTTGATCGTC GACATCCAGTCGGACCTGTTTAGGCCGTCTATGGACTACAAGGTATTTAGGACGTCAATCCCATTCTCAAAAGAGAAACCGTTTGAAgataaaaatttcaatgaaatacGTTTCCAAACACCAGTGGTGTGCCAAGAACACAATTTGACAGTATACCCCAACAGTCGAAA ttGGCATGTCATTTATATGGGAAATAACagcaatatagtatttttagaaaaaaataataataaatggataGAAAAATTAAGTGACATACcacaaaaatggtttttaatagtATCTAAGAAACCTTGTTTTGTAATAGACAAAAagaatcttaatatttttaaaactgagaaccgaatactttattattgccgtgaaaaagaaaattcgttacaaattaaaa attttgtttttactcaTACCTTAAAACATGAAAATGAAACAGAAGTTTATGGTActatatgttgtcattcaaataatatgttgacATTTTGGTCAACTTCAtcagaaaaatcattttttttgaaagagtTTGAATTTCATACTGTttctataaaacatattaaatggtTTCAGATATCAAGtgaattat tttggtTAGTAGTTTCCTTGACAAATGGTCAAGTTTATGTTCATGAAATATTGAACTACCCTAATGtgcattgtacatttattttgtggCCGGACGAAGACTTTGCCTGTGTGAAAAACATTCGAGTAGAAAGTATTTCAAATGATAAATGtctcatattttttacaaaaatgtcatTTGTATTGGTGATGTTGTATTCATTATccgaaaaacaaattttatcaacaaaaaaagaaatgatTCCTAAAACTGCAATTATAcctg gttttacaattgtattagaaaaaaatttgttaatacTAGTGACAGACGTtggtaaatttatttgtatgtatttttctgCTATAAAATCTGAAGTaacttttactttaaaaatagtaaataataattttagtgaacAAGTACAAAACTATACTTGTACATCAgtagtattttcaaaaaatgagtGTATATGTGTTCTCACATTTCA GTGCAACATAGCCAAGTATAGTAAAAATGATggtcatgttaaaaataaattgctatttTGTACAATTCCTGAAAACTTAGTTGAActtgagaaaaaaattttatctataaatgatTGTGATTATGATAATGTTATTGATTGTATTGAGACTCTCAG GATTAATAGAATGGACGACACATTGGATAAAGTGTGTCAATTAGATAGAAAATCATTAGACAAATTATCCATCCAACATCTTAAGTTTACTTATTGGAATATAGCCttcaaaattaagaaaaatgaaCATGATGAAAATGTTTTACAAGAGTTACAAATGTTACTACATACGCGTCATATGAttagttatttttctaataaaaaaaaaaaatttaaaaaggaggaccaatattattgtcgaacaatgctatcatattatatgaataaactaTCAGTAGAATATGTCCAAGTTAAAGTGGATGCTGCTAAATTGATTGGTTCTTTTACTGGTGCTAAACATACTTACTTTTGCAACACTTGTAAACGGATTTTGTTATCATTTACAGATTTCAGAATGTTTGTTTGTGAACAAGAACACAAAGAACTTAGATGTCCTGTTACTTTAGGACCACTTGGTATGCCAAGTTTAGTGTGTTCTATGTGTTTTACCATGGCTAATGTTAATGCAG aaaatcaAAGTTGTGTTTGGTGTTTCggaaaatatgtacctaacaaACTACTATTCTAA